Below is a window of Vicugna pacos chromosome 20, VicPac4, whole genome shotgun sequence DNA.
atccaggtgagccagttactgaggagaaggccatgttggtCCTGAtattcagaaaaaccagcctcgtaaagggaacagaagagtggcatggattttagacccacttctgcccctttatgaaggcaaagcaaagtaaatggcacggggaatttgaatgcaaaaaaaaaaaaaaaaaacaaaacaaagcggTGAAtgtttcctccaacagcgtcccctgcagctgctcaccccagagcaggccactttctcaccagtgactgccggccaggaagcgccgtcacgcatgtcacacagcgacagccaagaACGGCGTGCCGAGCacatttgtgtaaaagcaggaatcgagaaagatcctgcagaatttgactttacaaggtTAAAtacaccatgaaaagaatccctcagcagcagcccaaatcaattcgcatcttacttcttcaaaagaatcaaacaaatttaataaaagcacatttgtcaccaaatataaggaggaccaaacaggttcctcaaagcacggattttaacaggtatcaaacaccagtgggtgatgtggtaacaaagcaaatattccaaaaaattagaaataaaaaagatgactaggataatacagggatcaaggcagctgttaagtttttggtttttaaagcgatggagacagtacggagggtgatctggctatttcaaattcagggtgtgcacagcccacattttcagacgcaacaaGATGCTAAcgtggcagtacaagagaaaaaggaataaagaaaaaggaaaagaggaacaagagaaaattagaaacacacaagaacaaaaatgattttgacagcatgtacaagaatttacgtgagtgtgtgaggccagggacgcgggaacGGTGagaaccaccctcacctcctgatccagggaagacaggggcctgaggggagtgaAGCTGCCAGGGTACCCCAATGtagtcagcgcccctaaccaaaactccatGTACATGCGTCTAGGAAGCTTTTGAGCTATAaactgtggtcgcatttcaggctggacaatTTTACTCACTTCCAACAAGAGTAGCAgtagagaattaggctctgctcctgcaccaaagcattgtttaaaaaattaatgactgtggaatagtaaaagcaacaatggagtaaaagtgactggaagagaacgtgcttgaccctagctcactggccgcgatatctcactgacgttcagacgctggctgagcccttatggtaccagaaccgaCAGatccaccaggagggaggtttaatacACTGCTGTATTTTCATGCCGAGAGCCAtggctggtacacgaggttctgggtaaacaatggtgacagtgtcttccactatgggctaagcacacatccagctactccgccaaatcccaatggcaaacttcaaaaggcaaaaacaagctggcattctctggtggctctgcagactcagagccaagcaattGGTgagaaaaatgtcaccagtgcctcctatgacaaaagaggcactggcctgggggtggggcagggctccaggcttccactgctcacccaccagtctgtgcagggtgagaaggtggtccctgcttacgttgcaccaatgcacctaccttgactgacgtctgggggctcagcaggaggtgacatgtgaggtgaacggagccagcctcggtgtagcacagtgctggcagctatgccctcaacAGTGTCCaggctcctaaacctgacacttcatctccaaggagcagaaggggagtgcaggcatgtagatcacagggccccgtGGGAACAAGTACAGTTCATGGCCACGACAttacttgccccttccttaagctaTAGAGGTATGttcgggaggaacagaaaattcatccagagcccgctaggcACCTCACGCAGGTGGGACGTGGGCCCCCTGTTCCTataactcacagggctggtctggacattctttttatcaattgtCTGGcgtcttctcctccaacttaccaacaaccagaaagtagaatctgagatcagttaagttcaagaatcacagagcaccgcccccacagcgggcccggcagcacgtgccaggtcctccgaccgtcacctgtgagaccgccatgagcgctctccagactcatggCCCAAGTCCATAGGCCAGGACGACACagattccctcactctccccagcaaacagggaccacctctcggcaaaggcataTCACCATCCTCTGCACGAGGGACAGCATGATAGAtacatggggaaacagagcagaaggtgggggggtaggcagctcagaagagctcgtctgcactttcgaggcaaagtggggcccttgacttaatcacagggacaaagtgagaatgaacatttctctgctctttcccatactccgtgatacgcttttccctgcataaggagttcattcggaagtccttggcggtgtttctgatgtcctaacatggcatgctggctgtcgggcaggaagagagggcctgagccgaataGGTGCAgggcctggaaggcaggagacactagctccagctccagctcaaccagcgcctctttctgcgtctcgggattcagcatctcatctataaacaaagggatgagactgtctcaggacaggctgcccaacagaaatgaaatgagagccatgtaaagaaagtttcccagttgccacatttaaaacagaaaacaaagaaacaaactaacaaacaaaaacaaatactagaaactaattttaagaacagatcttacttaatctactgcatgtaaaatactatcattttgacatgtaatcaatataggaagtaacaagATACTTTATATTCTTTTACTAGACAAACCTCAGCGTCTAATAtgtatttgacctacagcacatctcagctcacaCCAGCcttctccccagtgctcctagcatcagtggctgtggctactctattggacagtgactcaaggggtcccaccatggtcctggctgaaaagcgggaggaagtgtccacattaaccctaaaaggatctctctgaaacagaggcagattcacttttaaatgtctgtaaaccggcgggatTCACCTCCCTCCACCTTAGCTACAACACAGTCCTCTtctttgctgatccctttctggatgtagggaagaaacccggaacacagccagggtggactggcctccaggggaacttacctgctgtctgtgtccagtcccatgatgtcctccttctcaaacgggatgcagcgGAGGgcgatcttgtccccagaattgttGGTGGctgcatccagccacttggacatgggcaagatgaagaatgactcagtgaagtcctcaatcttcttctccaccaccctgcagtcctcgtagattaaAGGACACATCGCTGCCCGGCTGCTCGGCTACcaccccatgcagcacaaagacaaagagctgagagtcattaagcgcagTGCCATACAGCTCTTCTGCACATGGAGCTTCTAGATGGCCTTGGCAGAGAGgaagtcggtaatggtgacagggCCCACGAACTTGCGGTGGCTCTGGAAGCTGCTCCACCCACTCTCGGGCGCATattggtgcctgtagtggatacagagtgcccactgggagccgcacgggttGATCTGGCTCACCGAGAAggttcgcttatagatgcaaaagaaattctcctctgagatgatccccacgggttggaccacaacgggaagagtctcatagtcctcagcacactgcacgtagtcagggatgctcatgttgcaggccctgcggagaggggagaggagatcgaggtacatactgtgctgtgggctgcgggcgcATTTGGGATGCAGTgatctggtgtgtaccagacagaaggcaagggaagccaaagcaaatccgggggtacaatttgtcctcagcgtctgcacatggctaccgtagctcggatcacattacccagcttttggtctaggctacCTGCCCCTGCAGAgtagggtcatttcttgttttctgtttccaagcacctagcaaggccctgaagCGAAGTCACTgcacaaaaatgctgaataaagaaatgaacaaaggaattgctttccccaacccccttcagcagaatataaagaaaaggaccacagtaggatcaaaagatctggatttctatccaatttatttgaactccttagctgcagaataatggatgaggaaacttgccttggggagaacggtacagttcagtggtagagcacgagcTTATCATGTACGAGATCCTGGGGTCAAACTCCAGTACcttattttaaatgatgaaacaaataaataaacttaattaccctcctcaaaaactatt
It encodes the following:
- the LOC140687545 gene encoding trafficking protein particle complex subunit 9-like encodes the protein MRSRCQLDRRLEAPAQSRGSAPKASQFCRPLGLWLLPGAGTSGCGSARACNMSIPDYVQCAEDYETLPVVVQPVGIISEENFFCIYKRTFSVSQINPCGSQWALCIHYRHQYAPESGWSSFQSHRKFVGPVTITDFLSAKAI